One window of the Takifugu rubripes chromosome 13, fTakRub1.2, whole genome shotgun sequence genome contains the following:
- the irx6a gene encoding Iroquois homeobox protein 6a isoform X2, giving the protein MQLHRSVSDGTGTSQTAAAAAASFCCPSYENRLLASSRSELNAALGMYTSPYAAAAAASQNYANYFPYSTDPSAIYSTLNPQYDIKDSTGTLHSGISQTATYYPYDHSLGQYQYDRYGTVDFNGTARRKNATRETTSTLKTWLYEHRKNPYPTKGEKIMLAIITKMTLTQVSTWFANARRRLKKENKMTWSPKNKAGEDRKDDLKSDQDGAIKDSVDCKEEKDLHLSDLEDMDEDDCDKLDNDCEKVAPDEEDLQRAMAASGGSQKKDCSSDLQLNLMNSFHSFPCAIKSVTTLPPLPSDFLDPVASKAPSSIGLTGTVSLSHFETSDKPRIWSLARTAASGIILSPQHHGSELRTGNLSGDCQLQSNRLTGAPTGHFGGLRGLHESGNAESPFPEGSSLHSKVYGSYSHKEFQLHCSSYPTLPDTCQYSTIEGFSGGKAESQSTDLSEACGTTQDDKVTAFRPVMKR; this is encoded by the exons CTTCACAG GTCGGTTTCTGACGGGACAGGCACCTCCCAGACCgccgcagccgccgccgcctccttctGCTGTCCCTCTTACGAGAACCGGCTCCTGGCGAGCAGCCGGTCGGAGCTGAACGCAGCGCTTGGAATGTACACCTCTCCCTACGCCGCTGCGGCCGCCGCCAGCCAGAATTACGCCAATTACTTCCCCTATAGCACAGATCCATCCGCTATCTACTCCACTCTG AATCCACAATATGACATTAAGGACAGCACGGGCACTTTACACTCTGGCATCTCTCAGACAGCCACATACTACCCCTACGACCACTCATTGGGACAGTATCAGTATGACAG ATACGGGACAGTAGATTTCAACGGCACAGCCAGAAGGAAGAACGCAACCCGAGAAACCACCAGCACCCTGAAAACCTGGCTGTACGAGCACCGCAAGAACCCGTACCCCACCAAGGGGGAGAAAATTATGTTGGCGATCATCACCAAAATGACCCTCACGCAGGTGTCCACGTGGTTCGCCAATGCAAGACGGAGGCTAAAGAAGGAGAACAAGATGACCTGGTCACCAAAGAATAAGGCTGGCGAGGACAGGAAAGATGACCTGAAGAGTGACCAAGACGGTGCCATTAAAG ACTCAGTTGATtgcaaggaggagaaggatttACATCTGAGTGATCTGGAGGACATGGATGAGGACGACTGTGACAAGCTGGACAATGACTGTGAAAAGGTGGCTCCAGATGAGGAAGACCTCCAGAGGGCAATGGCAGCATCTGGAGGCTCTCAAAAAAAAGACTGCAGCTCTGACCTGCAACTGAATTTAATGAACAGCTTCCACTCATTTCCCTGCGCCATAAAAAGTGTCAccactctccctcctctcccatcGGATTTCCTGGATCCAGTAGCATCTAAGGCACCTTCTTCGATTGGCCTGACGGGGACAGTGTCCCTGTCTCACTTTGAAACATCGGATAAACCCCGGATTTGGTCTTTGGCTCGCACGGCAGCTTCAGGAATCATACTGAGCCCTCAGCACCATGGGTCAGAGCTGAGGACAGGTAACTTGAGCGGGGACTGCCAACTCCAGAGTAACAGGCTTACTGGAGCTCCAACTGGACACTTTGGGGGCTTGAGGGGGCTTCACGAATCAGGCAACGCTGAGAGCCCCTTCCCCGAGGGCTCATCCTTGCACTCTAAAGTCTACGGAAGTTACAGTCACAAAGAATTCCAGCTGCACTGCTCGTCATACCCAACACTGCCCGACACGTGCCAGTACTCCACTATAGAGG GATTCTCTGGGGGCAAAGCAGAGTCACAGTCTACTGACCTCAGCGAAGCCTGCGGGACCACGCAGGATGACAAGGTCACTGCGTTCAGACCAGTGATGAAGAGGTGA
- the irx6a gene encoding Iroquois homeobox protein 6a isoform X1: MVTKEAAMSFSQFGYPYNATSQFFVSANPSTTCCDSISRSVSDGTGTSQTAAAAAASFCCPSYENRLLASSRSELNAALGMYTSPYAAAAAASQNYANYFPYSTDPSAIYSTLNPQYDIKDSTGTLHSGISQTATYYPYDHSLGQYQYDRYGTVDFNGTARRKNATRETTSTLKTWLYEHRKNPYPTKGEKIMLAIITKMTLTQVSTWFANARRRLKKENKMTWSPKNKAGEDRKDDLKSDQDGAIKDSVDCKEEKDLHLSDLEDMDEDDCDKLDNDCEKVAPDEEDLQRAMAASGGSQKKDCSSDLQLNLMNSFHSFPCAIKSVTTLPPLPSDFLDPVASKAPSSIGLTGTVSLSHFETSDKPRIWSLARTAASGIILSPQHHGSELRTGNLSGDCQLQSNRLTGAPTGHFGGLRGLHESGNAESPFPEGSSLHSKVYGSYSHKEFQLHCSSYPTLPDTCQYSTIEGFSGGKAESQSTDLSEACGTTQDDKVTAFRPVMKR; encoded by the exons CTTCACAG TTTTTCGTGTCGGCAAACCCCAGTACGACTTGCTGCGATTCGATTTCCAGGTCGGTTTCTGACGGGACAGGCACCTCCCAGACCgccgcagccgccgccgcctccttctGCTGTCCCTCTTACGAGAACCGGCTCCTGGCGAGCAGCCGGTCGGAGCTGAACGCAGCGCTTGGAATGTACACCTCTCCCTACGCCGCTGCGGCCGCCGCCAGCCAGAATTACGCCAATTACTTCCCCTATAGCACAGATCCATCCGCTATCTACTCCACTCTG AATCCACAATATGACATTAAGGACAGCACGGGCACTTTACACTCTGGCATCTCTCAGACAGCCACATACTACCCCTACGACCACTCATTGGGACAGTATCAGTATGACAG ATACGGGACAGTAGATTTCAACGGCACAGCCAGAAGGAAGAACGCAACCCGAGAAACCACCAGCACCCTGAAAACCTGGCTGTACGAGCACCGCAAGAACCCGTACCCCACCAAGGGGGAGAAAATTATGTTGGCGATCATCACCAAAATGACCCTCACGCAGGTGTCCACGTGGTTCGCCAATGCAAGACGGAGGCTAAAGAAGGAGAACAAGATGACCTGGTCACCAAAGAATAAGGCTGGCGAGGACAGGAAAGATGACCTGAAGAGTGACCAAGACGGTGCCATTAAAG ACTCAGTTGATtgcaaggaggagaaggatttACATCTGAGTGATCTGGAGGACATGGATGAGGACGACTGTGACAAGCTGGACAATGACTGTGAAAAGGTGGCTCCAGATGAGGAAGACCTCCAGAGGGCAATGGCAGCATCTGGAGGCTCTCAAAAAAAAGACTGCAGCTCTGACCTGCAACTGAATTTAATGAACAGCTTCCACTCATTTCCCTGCGCCATAAAAAGTGTCAccactctccctcctctcccatcGGATTTCCTGGATCCAGTAGCATCTAAGGCACCTTCTTCGATTGGCCTGACGGGGACAGTGTCCCTGTCTCACTTTGAAACATCGGATAAACCCCGGATTTGGTCTTTGGCTCGCACGGCAGCTTCAGGAATCATACTGAGCCCTCAGCACCATGGGTCAGAGCTGAGGACAGGTAACTTGAGCGGGGACTGCCAACTCCAGAGTAACAGGCTTACTGGAGCTCCAACTGGACACTTTGGGGGCTTGAGGGGGCTTCACGAATCAGGCAACGCTGAGAGCCCCTTCCCCGAGGGCTCATCCTTGCACTCTAAAGTCTACGGAAGTTACAGTCACAAAGAATTCCAGCTGCACTGCTCGTCATACCCAACACTGCCCGACACGTGCCAGTACTCCACTATAGAGG GATTCTCTGGGGGCAAAGCAGAGTCACAGTCTACTGACCTCAGCGAAGCCTGCGGGACCACGCAGGATGACAAGGTCACTGCGTTCAGACCAGTGATGAAGAGGTGA